In the genome of Carnobacterium pleistocenium FTR1, one region contains:
- a CDS encoding DUF1538 domain-containing protein translates to MNILTEKLKEVSLSVLPIVLIVLILHFTIAPLETNLLLRFLLGALFIVVGLAIFLLGTDIGVSPIGTNLGKGMAKSNKVWIVAVAGIILGFFISIAEPDLHILANQIADVTGGAVSNMSILIYVSIGIAVMMTIGLLRIVFNIELYKLLTGIYLVIFILSLFTSNEFLAIAFDASGATTGALTVPFMLALALGVSTLKKDGKASEKDSFGLVAISSSGAIIAVMMMNIFGGQEELSGSLAVDLGGSPSILAPFIHHFPIIMKEIMTALVPIVAIFLLYQFFFLKLSKKKLIKIMKGILYVFFGLVIFLVGVNAGFMDVGSVVGYTVAALDNNIYVLIVAFVLGIVTILAEPAVYVLTNQIEDVTNGYVTRKVVLTALSIGVGLAVLLSMIRILIPGLQLWHFILPGYMLAIGLMYVTPKMFVGMAFDAGGVASGPMTATFILAFVQGAAESIEGANVLLDGFGMIAMVAMMPIITLEILGILFKIKSRKGGIHANE, encoded by the coding sequence TTGAATATACTTACCGAAAAATTAAAAGAAGTTTCACTCTCCGTTTTACCAATCGTTTTGATCGTATTGATTTTACATTTTACCATAGCGCCACTTGAAACCAATTTGTTGTTGCGCTTTTTATTAGGTGCGTTGTTTATTGTTGTTGGATTAGCAATCTTTTTATTGGGGACCGATATTGGGGTCAGCCCGATTGGGACCAACTTAGGAAAAGGGATGGCCAAGAGTAATAAAGTTTGGATCGTTGCTGTTGCCGGAATCATACTAGGGTTCTTTATCTCGATAGCAGAACCGGATCTGCATATCTTAGCCAACCAGATTGCAGATGTAACTGGGGGAGCTGTCAGCAATATGAGCATATTGATTTATGTTTCGATTGGGATAGCGGTGATGATGACGATTGGTTTGTTGCGGATCGTATTTAATATTGAATTGTACAAACTATTGACCGGCATTTATTTGGTCATCTTTATCTTATCGTTATTCACCTCAAATGAATTTTTAGCTATTGCGTTTGATGCTTCTGGAGCGACTACGGGTGCGTTGACGGTACCCTTTATGCTGGCTCTCGCATTAGGTGTATCTACCTTGAAAAAAGATGGCAAAGCATCTGAAAAAGATAGTTTTGGTTTAGTTGCTATTTCTTCTTCAGGAGCGATTATTGCCGTTATGATGATGAATATCTTTGGCGGACAAGAAGAACTTTCAGGTAGTTTAGCCGTAGATTTGGGTGGTTCGCCTTCTATCTTAGCGCCATTTATTCATCATTTCCCGATTATTATGAAAGAAATAATGACTGCTTTAGTTCCAATCGTCGCTATTTTCTTATTGTACCAATTCTTTTTCTTGAAATTATCGAAAAAAAAATTGATTAAAATCATGAAAGGAATCCTTTACGTTTTCTTTGGCTTAGTCATTTTCTTAGTTGGAGTAAATGCTGGTTTCATGGATGTTGGAAGTGTGGTAGGATATACTGTAGCAGCTTTAGACAATAACATTTATGTACTAATTGTTGCTTTCGTGCTAGGGATCGTAACCATTTTAGCCGAACCGGCTGTTTATGTTTTAACCAATCAAATTGAAGATGTTACAAATGGATATGTTACAAGAAAAGTTGTTCTGACAGCACTATCAATTGGTGTTGGATTAGCTGTTCTTTTATCCATGATTCGCATTTTGATCCCAGGCCTACAATTATGGCATTTCATTTTACCAGGGTACATGTTGGCTATCGGATTAATGTATGTCACACCTAAAATGTTTGTCGGAATGGCATTTGATGCTGGTGGTGTCGCTTCGGGACCAATGACGGCGACCTTTATTTTAGCCTTTGTACAAGGGGCTGCTGAATCGATTGAAGGGGCAAATGTCTTGCTAGATGGATTTGGGATGATTGCTATGGTCGCCATGATGCCTATTATCACATTAGAAATACTGGGCATACTATTTAAAATTAAATCTCGCAAGGGAGGAATCCACGCAAATGAATAA
- a CDS encoding P-II family nitrogen regulator codes for MNKAIIEGIDYDVLFLVVNSGIGSKALQIAKKNGVSGGTVFRGSGTASNSALKFFGLEDVRKEILFMAARKEVAEAALDDLTEKLQLKKRNRGIAFTIPIANLLGNRSCVYNTDAHGRKVEDRMHQAIFTIVDRGQAEEVIDAAVAAGSQGGTVINARGSGSHETSRLFSMNIEPEKEVVMILTEQHTTDAVVASISNALKIEQPGNGVLFTMDVTNTRGLF; via the coding sequence ATGAATAAGGCAATTATTGAAGGAATCGACTATGACGTGTTGTTCTTAGTTGTTAACAGTGGTATAGGTAGTAAAGCATTACAAATTGCTAAAAAGAATGGTGTTTCAGGCGGGACCGTTTTTCGCGGTTCAGGAACAGCTTCCAATTCAGCCTTGAAGTTTTTTGGATTAGAAGATGTCAGAAAAGAAATTTTGTTTATGGCTGCCCGTAAGGAAGTAGCTGAAGCAGCGTTGGATGACTTAACAGAGAAATTACAATTGAAAAAAAGAAATCGTGGAATCGCCTTTACGATTCCCATTGCAAATTTATTAGGAAACCGTAGTTGCGTCTACAATACAGATGCGCACGGCAGAAAGGTTGAGGATAGGATGCATCAAGCTATATTTACAATCGTTGATCGTGGCCAAGCAGAAGAAGTGATTGACGCTGCCGTTGCGGCAGGATCGCAAGGTGGAACAGTAATCAATGCTCGTGGTTCAGGTAGTCATGAAACGAGTCGCCTTTTCTCAATGAATATTGAACCTGAAAAAGAAGTCGTGATGATCCTGACTGAACAACATACTACAGATGCTGTAGTAGCGTCTATCAGCAATGCGCTGAAAATCGAACAACCTGGAAACGGTGTACTGTTTACGATGGATGTAACTAACACAAGAGGTTTGTTCTAA
- a CDS encoding UDP-N-acetylmuramoyl-L-alanyl-D-glutamate--2,6-diaminopimelate ligase produces the protein MKLTDVLPMGHLNYSETLDQSQTVKGITDNSNEVKPGSIFIAIKGYKEDGSIYIQQAISNGAILIIGENELTNLTVPYLKVKNARKTIGQVAKKFYKDPSKDKIMIGVTGTNGKTTISFFIKHLLEHQGYSVSSIGTIYNEINGEKIKTINTTPNAITINRLLTTSTDQVVVMEVSSQGLEQDRLEGIQFDYALFNNLQHDHLDYHHTMEEYFECKALLFQKLKPAGTAIINNDDSWGKKLIERLTAEEKKVVTVGEEPNNEVQILTKELNHVLVNYKNNEYKLRTPLPGVHNLHNLTMSIGVAHELGVPYEQVTPYMSDFSGITGRFEIFRLANEVTVVVDYAHTPDALETSINTAISNGAKRIITVFGFAGNRDKSKRKAMLENVCRLSTYAFLTVTELFGLTIDSLYADYVAIRKDCQVEETTSIIMDRTLAIQQAVDEAQPGDWVLLLGKGHEQYKENYALHTKSDQETVHYLQEKGNQLSTLEH, from the coding sequence ATGAAATTAACAGATGTACTACCAATGGGTCATTTAAACTACAGCGAAACCTTAGATCAGTCGCAAACCGTGAAAGGAATCACTGATAATTCAAATGAAGTCAAACCGGGCTCTATTTTTATCGCAATAAAAGGGTACAAGGAAGATGGAAGCATCTATATCCAACAAGCTATTAGTAATGGAGCCATTCTGATTATTGGCGAAAATGAACTGACGAATTTAACGGTTCCTTATTTGAAAGTGAAAAATGCTCGAAAGACAATAGGGCAAGTTGCTAAGAAATTTTATAAAGATCCATCAAAAGATAAAATAATGATTGGTGTTACTGGGACGAATGGCAAAACAACGATCAGTTTCTTTATTAAGCACTTATTAGAACACCAAGGATACAGTGTTTCCTCGATTGGGACTATCTACAATGAAATCAATGGCGAAAAAATTAAAACAATCAACACAACTCCTAATGCCATCACGATCAATCGATTGTTAACAACTTCAACGGACCAAGTTGTAGTCATGGAGGTATCTTCTCAAGGTCTGGAACAAGATCGTTTGGAAGGAATCCAGTTTGATTATGCGTTATTTAATAATTTGCAGCACGATCACTTGGATTACCACCATACAATGGAAGAATACTTTGAATGCAAAGCTTTATTGTTTCAAAAACTTAAACCAGCTGGTACGGCAATTATTAATAATGATGATAGCTGGGGCAAAAAATTAATCGAGCGTTTGACAGCGGAAGAAAAAAAAGTTGTGACCGTTGGGGAAGAACCCAATAATGAGGTTCAAATTTTAACTAAAGAACTCAATCATGTGTTAGTGAACTATAAAAACAATGAGTATAAGTTGCGTACTCCTTTACCTGGGGTACATAACTTGCACAATCTAACAATGTCTATTGGTGTGGCTCATGAACTAGGCGTGCCTTATGAACAAGTCACTCCGTATATGTCAGATTTTTCAGGTATTACAGGACGATTTGAAATCTTTAGGTTAGCCAACGAGGTGACGGTTGTCGTTGATTACGCGCATACGCCAGATGCTTTAGAGACTTCGATCAATACAGCCATCAGCAATGGTGCAAAGCGCATCATAACCGTCTTTGGTTTTGCAGGCAACCGCGATAAATCCAAGCGGAAAGCGATGTTGGAAAATGTCTGTCGCTTAAGTACGTATGCCTTTTTAACGGTAACGGAGCTCTTTGGTTTGACAATCGACAGTTTGTATGCTGATTACGTAGCCATTCGAAAAGACTGTCAAGTAGAAGAAACTACCAGTATTATTATGGATAGGACACTGGCTATTCAACAAGCAGTTGACGAAGCGCAACCAGGTGATTGGGTGTTATTATTAGGTAAAGGGCATGAGCAATACAAAGAAAACTATGCTTTGCATACCAAATCAGATCAAGAAACAGTGCATTACCTGCAAGAAAAAGGAAATCAACTTTCAACTCTAGAGCATTAA
- a CDS encoding carbohydrate kinase, with protein sequence MSLNEKEKRILEIIRENPFIAQQELADDIGLSRSATANLISGLVKKDYLLGKAYVLNEEEPIICIGGANIDRRYLIKDTLIQGTSNKVQSRTNVGGVARNVAENLGRLEEEVMLFSVAGNDAEWTMIEKHSEHFMNVKAVDKIEGSPTGTFMEVIDANGEMVLGLAEVDIFDKMTPEWISKHLSVLKRAKYLIIDSNCPKETIEFLNGFAIKYKIPIALLTVSVQRLANLPIFLNGIKMLITKHSETEAYFNMTITTDDDLKEAINRWLDKGIENVIISKGSTKIAFGNQESGTYIFNYTGEQDDRYNWGMNEALCAGLIHSRLQGKSIKESASIGLTNAYLTSQSLYVVRPNLAKNQLQNEYNSYLSKEGFYK encoded by the coding sequence ATGAGCCTAAATGAAAAAGAAAAGAGAATCTTAGAAATCATTCGTGAGAATCCTTTTATAGCACAACAAGAATTAGCAGACGATATTGGATTATCTCGTTCAGCTACAGCAAATCTAATTTCAGGGCTGGTGAAAAAGGATTATTTACTTGGCAAAGCGTATGTATTAAATGAAGAAGAACCCATCATTTGCATTGGGGGGGCGAACATTGATCGTCGTTACCTAATCAAAGATACCTTGATTCAAGGAACGTCAAATAAGGTGCAGTCTCGTACAAATGTTGGAGGCGTAGCACGTAATGTAGCTGAAAATTTAGGACGACTCGAAGAAGAAGTAATGTTGTTTTCTGTTGCTGGGAACGATGCCGAATGGACAATGATTGAAAAGCACTCAGAACATTTCATGAATGTCAAAGCTGTCGATAAAATAGAGGGGTCTCCTACCGGGACGTTTATGGAAGTAATCGATGCGAATGGCGAAATGGTTCTAGGTTTGGCTGAAGTCGATATTTTTGATAAAATGACGCCAGAATGGATTAGTAAACATCTCTCAGTCTTAAAGCGGGCAAAATATCTTATTATCGACTCGAATTGTCCTAAAGAAACCATCGAATTTTTAAATGGTTTTGCAATCAAATACAAGATACCGATTGCTTTACTGACTGTTTCAGTTCAACGACTAGCTAATCTCCCTATTTTTTTAAATGGAATAAAAATGCTGATCACGAAACACAGTGAAACGGAAGCCTATTTTAATATGACTATTACTACGGATGATGATCTAAAAGAAGCCATTAACAGATGGTTAGATAAGGGAATAGAAAATGTTATTATATCGAAAGGCAGTACTAAAATTGCATTTGGGAACCAAGAAAGTGGGACCTATATCTTCAATTATACAGGCGAACAAGATGATCGTTACAATTGGGGGATGAATGAGGCTCTTTGTGCTGGCTTGATTCATAGCCGCCTACAAGGCAAGTCGATTAAGGAAAGTGCTAGTATAGGGTTAACGAATGCTTATCTCACTTCTCAATCGCTATATGTCGTTCGCCCTAATCTAGCTAAGAACCAATTGCAAAATGAATACAATAGCTATTTATCAAAAGAAGGCTTTTATAAATAA
- a CDS encoding signal peptidase I, with amino-acid sequence MKIVKYIGTAIIVVLVLIFVGIAGISFFSAPESSGLFGYKGYTVVSGSMEPEIAVGDFIIVEMEPYAEVEKEDVVTFQYNQELVTHRVVDKTAEGLVTKGDANNIQDQGVVAEENYVGVQKILIPYFGHLVTFLQKPIAFSIVVALLGVYLIHLYINPIPKEEENGTI; translated from the coding sequence ATGAAAATAGTGAAATACATTGGAACAGCAATAATCGTAGTCTTAGTCTTAATTTTTGTAGGGATTGCCGGTATTAGTTTCTTTTCAGCGCCTGAGAGCAGTGGACTATTCGGATACAAAGGGTACACGGTTGTGAGCGGAAGCATGGAACCTGAAATAGCAGTTGGTGATTTTATCATTGTTGAAATGGAGCCTTATGCTGAAGTTGAAAAAGAAGATGTTGTTACGTTTCAATACAATCAAGAACTCGTCACCCATAGAGTAGTCGATAAAACGGCTGAAGGGTTAGTGACAAAAGGAGATGCAAACAACATCCAAGATCAAGGTGTCGTAGCAGAAGAAAACTATGTCGGAGTCCAAAAAATACTGATTCCTTACTTTGGTCATCTTGTTACTTTTTTACAAAAACCCATTGCTTTTTCTATAGTCGTTGCTTTGTTGGGTGTCTATCTTATCCATCTGTATATTAATCCTATACCAAAAGAAGAAGAAAACGGCACTATTTAA